One stretch of Eretmochelys imbricata isolate rEreImb1 chromosome 1, rEreImb1.hap1, whole genome shotgun sequence DNA includes these proteins:
- the CD47 gene encoding leukocyte surface antigen CD47 isoform X1, translating to MWVLGAWVLLGAVCAGSAQLQFNAIKSVEQTICNKTVILPCIVTNLAQKSIRAMFVKWKLEKKEFFSFDGFTEETHRNRNFSSAVLESVQNLSLGSASLSISKTQAVPGNYSCEVTESNREGETVIELIYRVEPWFPQVESIFIILFLVCAILFYWIQLGVTVSKGTTFQENIGLIIAGIIISVVAVVGFILLVLDGFEPKNQAGLGLIVLPAVILVPLQYFLLKIVFKNNLPPFAILVVVLESLGYLIAVIGFALCITACPPKNGAVVIAGLAIMALMAVVGLIYMIALGSCKKDQPPRAKDLNGHGNRATLSNSSWKGHWVVRLFVGFLCNNQRCKLEPLLSLTKRARGIES from the exons ATGTGGGTGCTGGGGGCCTGGGTGCTGCTGGGCGCCGTGTGCGCGG gttCTGCCCAGTTGCAGTTCAATGCAATCAAGTCTGTTGAACAAACCATTTGTAATAAAACAGTCATCCTACCTTGCATAGTGACTAATCTAGCACAGAAGAGTATTAGAGCCATGTTTGTTAAATGGAAACtagaaaaaaaagaatttttcagTTTTGACGGATTTACAGAAGAGACCCACAGAAACAGGAATTTTTCATCTGCTGTGTTAGAATCTGTACAAAATTTAAGTCTGGGCAGTGCCTCCTTGTCAATTTCAAAAACGCAAGCAGTTCCAGGAAACTACAGTTGTGAAGTAACAGAATCGAATAGGGAAGGAGAAACTGTAATTGAACTTATATACCGTGTAG AGCCGTGGTTCCCACAAGTAGAATCTATTTTCATCATACTCTTCCTGGTCTGCGCTATTTTGTTTTATTGGATTCAGTTAGGCGTTACTG TATCAAAAGGAACTACATTTCAGGAGAACATTGGCTTAATTATTGCAGGAATCATCATCTcagttgttgctgttgttggTTTTATCCTTTTAGTTCTAG ATGGGTTTGAGCCAAAGAATCAAGCTGGACTTGGCTTAATTGTACTCCCTGCTGTGATTTTAGTGCCACTTCAGTATTTTCTGCTTAAGATCG TTTTTAAGAATAATCTACCACCGTTTGCAATTCTTGTGGTAGTTCTGGAATCACTTGGTTATTTGATTGCTGTCATCGGCTTTGCCCTGTGCATCACAG CATGCCCTCCGAAAAATGGTGCTGTCGTGATTGCTGGGTTAGCCATTATGGCTCTTATGGCAGTTGTTGGCCTAATTTATATGATTGCTTTGG gtTCCTGCAAGAAAGATCAACCTCCAAGG GCCAAGGATTTGAATGGACATGGAAACAGAGCTACCCTATCGAACTCGAGTTGGAAGGGCCATTGGGTGGTCAGGCTGT TTGTAGGTTTCCTTTGTAACAATCAGAGATGCAAACTGGAACCTCTCTTATCTCTTACCAAAAGGGCTAGAGGTATTGAATCATGA
- the CD47 gene encoding leukocyte surface antigen CD47 isoform X8 codes for MWVLGAWVLLGAVCAGSAQLQFNAIKSVEQTICNKTVILPCIVTNLAQKSIRAMFVKWKLEKKEFFSFDGFTEETHRNRNFSSAVLESVQNLSLGSASLSISKTQAVPGNYSCEVTESNREGETVIELIYRVEPWFPQVESIFIILFLVCAILFYWIQLGVTVSKGTTFQENIGLIIAGIIISVVAVVGFILLVLDGFEPKNQAGLGLIVLPAVILVPLQYFLLKIVFKNNLPPFAILVVVLESLGYLIAVIGFALCITACPPKNGAVVIAGLAIMALMAVVGLIYMIALG; via the exons ATGTGGGTGCTGGGGGCCTGGGTGCTGCTGGGCGCCGTGTGCGCGG gttCTGCCCAGTTGCAGTTCAATGCAATCAAGTCTGTTGAACAAACCATTTGTAATAAAACAGTCATCCTACCTTGCATAGTGACTAATCTAGCACAGAAGAGTATTAGAGCCATGTTTGTTAAATGGAAACtagaaaaaaaagaatttttcagTTTTGACGGATTTACAGAAGAGACCCACAGAAACAGGAATTTTTCATCTGCTGTGTTAGAATCTGTACAAAATTTAAGTCTGGGCAGTGCCTCCTTGTCAATTTCAAAAACGCAAGCAGTTCCAGGAAACTACAGTTGTGAAGTAACAGAATCGAATAGGGAAGGAGAAACTGTAATTGAACTTATATACCGTGTAG AGCCGTGGTTCCCACAAGTAGAATCTATTTTCATCATACTCTTCCTGGTCTGCGCTATTTTGTTTTATTGGATTCAGTTAGGCGTTACTG TATCAAAAGGAACTACATTTCAGGAGAACATTGGCTTAATTATTGCAGGAATCATCATCTcagttgttgctgttgttggTTTTATCCTTTTAGTTCTAG ATGGGTTTGAGCCAAAGAATCAAGCTGGACTTGGCTTAATTGTACTCCCTGCTGTGATTTTAGTGCCACTTCAGTATTTTCTGCTTAAGATCG TTTTTAAGAATAATCTACCACCGTTTGCAATTCTTGTGGTAGTTCTGGAATCACTTGGTTATTTGATTGCTGTCATCGGCTTTGCCCTGTGCATCACAG CATGCCCTCCGAAAAATGGTGCTGTCGTGATTGCTGGGTTAGCCATTATGGCTCTTATGGCAGTTGTTGGCCTAATTTATATGATTGCTTTGG GGTAA
- the CD47 gene encoding leukocyte surface antigen CD47 isoform X2, translated as MWVLGAWVLLGAVCAGSAQLQFNAIKSVEQTICNKTVILPCIVTNLAQKSIRAMFVKWKLEKKEFFSFDGFTEETHRNRNFSSAVLESVQNLSLGSASLSISKTQAVPGNYSCEVTESNREGETVIELIYRVEPWFPQVESIFIILFLVCAILFYWIQLGVTVSKGTTFQENIGLIIAGIIISVVAVVGFILLVLDGFEPKNQAGLGLIVLPAVILVPLQYFLLKIVFKNNLPPFAILVVVLESLGYLIAVIGFALCITACPPKNGAVVIAGLAIMALMAVVGLIYMIALGSCKKDQPPRAKDLNGHGNRATLSNSSWKGHWVVRLW; from the exons ATGTGGGTGCTGGGGGCCTGGGTGCTGCTGGGCGCCGTGTGCGCGG gttCTGCCCAGTTGCAGTTCAATGCAATCAAGTCTGTTGAACAAACCATTTGTAATAAAACAGTCATCCTACCTTGCATAGTGACTAATCTAGCACAGAAGAGTATTAGAGCCATGTTTGTTAAATGGAAACtagaaaaaaaagaatttttcagTTTTGACGGATTTACAGAAGAGACCCACAGAAACAGGAATTTTTCATCTGCTGTGTTAGAATCTGTACAAAATTTAAGTCTGGGCAGTGCCTCCTTGTCAATTTCAAAAACGCAAGCAGTTCCAGGAAACTACAGTTGTGAAGTAACAGAATCGAATAGGGAAGGAGAAACTGTAATTGAACTTATATACCGTGTAG AGCCGTGGTTCCCACAAGTAGAATCTATTTTCATCATACTCTTCCTGGTCTGCGCTATTTTGTTTTATTGGATTCAGTTAGGCGTTACTG TATCAAAAGGAACTACATTTCAGGAGAACATTGGCTTAATTATTGCAGGAATCATCATCTcagttgttgctgttgttggTTTTATCCTTTTAGTTCTAG ATGGGTTTGAGCCAAAGAATCAAGCTGGACTTGGCTTAATTGTACTCCCTGCTGTGATTTTAGTGCCACTTCAGTATTTTCTGCTTAAGATCG TTTTTAAGAATAATCTACCACCGTTTGCAATTCTTGTGGTAGTTCTGGAATCACTTGGTTATTTGATTGCTGTCATCGGCTTTGCCCTGTGCATCACAG CATGCCCTCCGAAAAATGGTGCTGTCGTGATTGCTGGGTTAGCCATTATGGCTCTTATGGCAGTTGTTGGCCTAATTTATATGATTGCTTTGG gtTCCTGCAAGAAAGATCAACCTCCAAGG GCCAAGGATTTGAATGGACATGGAAACAGAGCTACCCTATCGAACTCGAGTTGGAAGGGCCATTGGGTGGTCAGGCTGT GGTAA
- the CD47 gene encoding leukocyte surface antigen CD47 isoform X6, which translates to MWVLGAWVLLGAVCAGSAQLQFNAIKSVEQTICNKTVILPCIVTNLAQKSIRAMFVKWKLEKKEFFSFDGFTEETHRNRNFSSAVLESVQNLSLGSASLSISKTQAVPGNYSCEVTESNREGETVIELIYRVEPWFPQVESIFIILFLVCAILFYWIQLGVTVSKGTTFQENIGLIIAGIIISVVAVVGFILLVLDGFEPKNQAGLGLIVLPAVILVPLQYFLLKIVFKNNLPPFAILVVVLESLGYLIAVIGFALCITACPPKNGAVVIAGLAIMALMAVVGLIYMIALGSCKKDQPPRGN; encoded by the exons ATGTGGGTGCTGGGGGCCTGGGTGCTGCTGGGCGCCGTGTGCGCGG gttCTGCCCAGTTGCAGTTCAATGCAATCAAGTCTGTTGAACAAACCATTTGTAATAAAACAGTCATCCTACCTTGCATAGTGACTAATCTAGCACAGAAGAGTATTAGAGCCATGTTTGTTAAATGGAAACtagaaaaaaaagaatttttcagTTTTGACGGATTTACAGAAGAGACCCACAGAAACAGGAATTTTTCATCTGCTGTGTTAGAATCTGTACAAAATTTAAGTCTGGGCAGTGCCTCCTTGTCAATTTCAAAAACGCAAGCAGTTCCAGGAAACTACAGTTGTGAAGTAACAGAATCGAATAGGGAAGGAGAAACTGTAATTGAACTTATATACCGTGTAG AGCCGTGGTTCCCACAAGTAGAATCTATTTTCATCATACTCTTCCTGGTCTGCGCTATTTTGTTTTATTGGATTCAGTTAGGCGTTACTG TATCAAAAGGAACTACATTTCAGGAGAACATTGGCTTAATTATTGCAGGAATCATCATCTcagttgttgctgttgttggTTTTATCCTTTTAGTTCTAG ATGGGTTTGAGCCAAAGAATCAAGCTGGACTTGGCTTAATTGTACTCCCTGCTGTGATTTTAGTGCCACTTCAGTATTTTCTGCTTAAGATCG TTTTTAAGAATAATCTACCACCGTTTGCAATTCTTGTGGTAGTTCTGGAATCACTTGGTTATTTGATTGCTGTCATCGGCTTTGCCCTGTGCATCACAG CATGCCCTCCGAAAAATGGTGCTGTCGTGATTGCTGGGTTAGCCATTATGGCTCTTATGGCAGTTGTTGGCCTAATTTATATGATTGCTTTGG gtTCCTGCAAGAAAGATCAACCTCCAAGG GGTAACTAA
- the CD47 gene encoding leukocyte surface antigen CD47 isoform X3 — MWVLGAWVLLGAVCAGSAQLQFNAIKSVEQTICNKTVILPCIVTNLAQKSIRAMFVKWKLEKKEFFSFDGFTEETHRNRNFSSAVLESVQNLSLGSASLSISKTQAVPGNYSCEVTESNREGETVIELIYRVEPWFPQVESIFIILFLVCAILFYWIQLGVTVSKGTTFQENIGLIIAGIIISVVAVVGFILLVLVFKNNLPPFAILVVVLESLGYLIAVIGFALCITACPPKNGAVVIAGLAIMALMAVVGLIYMIALGSCKKDQPPRAKDLNGHGNRATLSNSSWKGHWVVRLFVGFLCNNQRCKLEPLLSLTKRARGIES, encoded by the exons ATGTGGGTGCTGGGGGCCTGGGTGCTGCTGGGCGCCGTGTGCGCGG gttCTGCCCAGTTGCAGTTCAATGCAATCAAGTCTGTTGAACAAACCATTTGTAATAAAACAGTCATCCTACCTTGCATAGTGACTAATCTAGCACAGAAGAGTATTAGAGCCATGTTTGTTAAATGGAAACtagaaaaaaaagaatttttcagTTTTGACGGATTTACAGAAGAGACCCACAGAAACAGGAATTTTTCATCTGCTGTGTTAGAATCTGTACAAAATTTAAGTCTGGGCAGTGCCTCCTTGTCAATTTCAAAAACGCAAGCAGTTCCAGGAAACTACAGTTGTGAAGTAACAGAATCGAATAGGGAAGGAGAAACTGTAATTGAACTTATATACCGTGTAG AGCCGTGGTTCCCACAAGTAGAATCTATTTTCATCATACTCTTCCTGGTCTGCGCTATTTTGTTTTATTGGATTCAGTTAGGCGTTACTG TATCAAAAGGAACTACATTTCAGGAGAACATTGGCTTAATTATTGCAGGAATCATCATCTcagttgttgctgttgttggTTTTATCCTTTTAGTTCTAG TTTTTAAGAATAATCTACCACCGTTTGCAATTCTTGTGGTAGTTCTGGAATCACTTGGTTATTTGATTGCTGTCATCGGCTTTGCCCTGTGCATCACAG CATGCCCTCCGAAAAATGGTGCTGTCGTGATTGCTGGGTTAGCCATTATGGCTCTTATGGCAGTTGTTGGCCTAATTTATATGATTGCTTTGG gtTCCTGCAAGAAAGATCAACCTCCAAGG GCCAAGGATTTGAATGGACATGGAAACAGAGCTACCCTATCGAACTCGAGTTGGAAGGGCCATTGGGTGGTCAGGCTGT TTGTAGGTTTCCTTTGTAACAATCAGAGATGCAAACTGGAACCTCTCTTATCTCTTACCAAAAGGGCTAGAGGTATTGAATCATGA
- the CD47 gene encoding leukocyte surface antigen CD47 isoform X4 has protein sequence MWVLGAWVLLGAVCAGSAQLQFNAIKSVEQTICNKTVILPCIVTNLAQKSIRAMFVKWKLEKKEFFSFDGFTEETHRNRNFSSAVLESVQNLSLGSASLSISKTQAVPGNYSCEVTESNREGETVIELIYRVEPWFPQVESIFIILFLVCAILFYWIQLGVTVSKGTTFQENIGLIIAGIIISVVAVVGFILLVLDGFEPKNQAGLGLIVLPAVILVPLQYFLLKIVFKNNLPPFAILVVVLESLGYLIAVIGFALCITACPPKNGAVVIAGLAIMALMAVVGLIYMIALGSCKKDQPPRKAVEEPLNDAKGVMLE, from the exons ATGTGGGTGCTGGGGGCCTGGGTGCTGCTGGGCGCCGTGTGCGCGG gttCTGCCCAGTTGCAGTTCAATGCAATCAAGTCTGTTGAACAAACCATTTGTAATAAAACAGTCATCCTACCTTGCATAGTGACTAATCTAGCACAGAAGAGTATTAGAGCCATGTTTGTTAAATGGAAACtagaaaaaaaagaatttttcagTTTTGACGGATTTACAGAAGAGACCCACAGAAACAGGAATTTTTCATCTGCTGTGTTAGAATCTGTACAAAATTTAAGTCTGGGCAGTGCCTCCTTGTCAATTTCAAAAACGCAAGCAGTTCCAGGAAACTACAGTTGTGAAGTAACAGAATCGAATAGGGAAGGAGAAACTGTAATTGAACTTATATACCGTGTAG AGCCGTGGTTCCCACAAGTAGAATCTATTTTCATCATACTCTTCCTGGTCTGCGCTATTTTGTTTTATTGGATTCAGTTAGGCGTTACTG TATCAAAAGGAACTACATTTCAGGAGAACATTGGCTTAATTATTGCAGGAATCATCATCTcagttgttgctgttgttggTTTTATCCTTTTAGTTCTAG ATGGGTTTGAGCCAAAGAATCAAGCTGGACTTGGCTTAATTGTACTCCCTGCTGTGATTTTAGTGCCACTTCAGTATTTTCTGCTTAAGATCG TTTTTAAGAATAATCTACCACCGTTTGCAATTCTTGTGGTAGTTCTGGAATCACTTGGTTATTTGATTGCTGTCATCGGCTTTGCCCTGTGCATCACAG CATGCCCTCCGAAAAATGGTGCTGTCGTGATTGCTGGGTTAGCCATTATGGCTCTTATGGCAGTTGTTGGCCTAATTTATATGATTGCTTTGG gtTCCTGCAAGAAAGATCAACCTCCAAGG aaagCTGTAGAAGAACCACTTAATG ATGCAAAAGGAGTGATGTTAGAATGA
- the CD47 gene encoding leukocyte surface antigen CD47 isoform X5 — translation MWVLGAWVLLGAVCAGSAQLQFNAIKSVEQTICNKTVILPCIVTNLAQKSIRAMFVKWKLEKKEFFSFDGFTEETHRNRNFSSAVLESVQNLSLGSASLSISKTQAVPGNYSCEVTESNREGETVIELIYRVEPWFPQVESIFIILFLVCAILFYWIQLGVTVSKGTTFQENIGLIIAGIIISVVAVVGFILLVLDGFEPKNQAGLGLIVLPAVILVPLQYFLLKIVFKNNLPPFAILVVVLESLGYLIAVIGFALCITACPPKNGAVVIAGLAIMALMAVVGLIYMIALGSCKKDQPPRKAVEEPLNG, via the exons ATGTGGGTGCTGGGGGCCTGGGTGCTGCTGGGCGCCGTGTGCGCGG gttCTGCCCAGTTGCAGTTCAATGCAATCAAGTCTGTTGAACAAACCATTTGTAATAAAACAGTCATCCTACCTTGCATAGTGACTAATCTAGCACAGAAGAGTATTAGAGCCATGTTTGTTAAATGGAAACtagaaaaaaaagaatttttcagTTTTGACGGATTTACAGAAGAGACCCACAGAAACAGGAATTTTTCATCTGCTGTGTTAGAATCTGTACAAAATTTAAGTCTGGGCAGTGCCTCCTTGTCAATTTCAAAAACGCAAGCAGTTCCAGGAAACTACAGTTGTGAAGTAACAGAATCGAATAGGGAAGGAGAAACTGTAATTGAACTTATATACCGTGTAG AGCCGTGGTTCCCACAAGTAGAATCTATTTTCATCATACTCTTCCTGGTCTGCGCTATTTTGTTTTATTGGATTCAGTTAGGCGTTACTG TATCAAAAGGAACTACATTTCAGGAGAACATTGGCTTAATTATTGCAGGAATCATCATCTcagttgttgctgttgttggTTTTATCCTTTTAGTTCTAG ATGGGTTTGAGCCAAAGAATCAAGCTGGACTTGGCTTAATTGTACTCCCTGCTGTGATTTTAGTGCCACTTCAGTATTTTCTGCTTAAGATCG TTTTTAAGAATAATCTACCACCGTTTGCAATTCTTGTGGTAGTTCTGGAATCACTTGGTTATTTGATTGCTGTCATCGGCTTTGCCCTGTGCATCACAG CATGCCCTCCGAAAAATGGTGCTGTCGTGATTGCTGGGTTAGCCATTATGGCTCTTATGGCAGTTGTTGGCCTAATTTATATGATTGCTTTGG gtTCCTGCAAGAAAGATCAACCTCCAAGG aaagCTGTAGAAGAACCACTTAATG GGTAA
- the CD47 gene encoding leukocyte surface antigen CD47 isoform X7, protein MWVLGAWVLLGAVCAGSAQLQFNAIKSVEQTICNKTVILPCIVTNLAQKSIRAMFVKWKLEKKEFFSFDGFTEETHRNRNFSSAVLESVQNLSLGSASLSISKTQAVPGNYSCEVTESNREGETVIELIYRVEPWFPQVESIFIILFLVCAILFYWIQLGVTVSKGTTFQENIGLIIAGIIISVVAVVGFILLVLDGFEPKNQAGLGLIVLPAVILVPLQYFLLKIVFKNNLPPFAILVVVLESLGYLIAVIGFALCITACPPKNGAVVIAGLAIMALMAVVGLIYMIALGSCKKDQPPRL, encoded by the exons ATGTGGGTGCTGGGGGCCTGGGTGCTGCTGGGCGCCGTGTGCGCGG gttCTGCCCAGTTGCAGTTCAATGCAATCAAGTCTGTTGAACAAACCATTTGTAATAAAACAGTCATCCTACCTTGCATAGTGACTAATCTAGCACAGAAGAGTATTAGAGCCATGTTTGTTAAATGGAAACtagaaaaaaaagaatttttcagTTTTGACGGATTTACAGAAGAGACCCACAGAAACAGGAATTTTTCATCTGCTGTGTTAGAATCTGTACAAAATTTAAGTCTGGGCAGTGCCTCCTTGTCAATTTCAAAAACGCAAGCAGTTCCAGGAAACTACAGTTGTGAAGTAACAGAATCGAATAGGGAAGGAGAAACTGTAATTGAACTTATATACCGTGTAG AGCCGTGGTTCCCACAAGTAGAATCTATTTTCATCATACTCTTCCTGGTCTGCGCTATTTTGTTTTATTGGATTCAGTTAGGCGTTACTG TATCAAAAGGAACTACATTTCAGGAGAACATTGGCTTAATTATTGCAGGAATCATCATCTcagttgttgctgttgttggTTTTATCCTTTTAGTTCTAG ATGGGTTTGAGCCAAAGAATCAAGCTGGACTTGGCTTAATTGTACTCCCTGCTGTGATTTTAGTGCCACTTCAGTATTTTCTGCTTAAGATCG TTTTTAAGAATAATCTACCACCGTTTGCAATTCTTGTGGTAGTTCTGGAATCACTTGGTTATTTGATTGCTGTCATCGGCTTTGCCCTGTGCATCACAG CATGCCCTCCGAAAAATGGTGCTGTCGTGATTGCTGGGTTAGCCATTATGGCTCTTATGGCAGTTGTTGGCCTAATTTATATGATTGCTTTGG gtTCCTGCAAGAAAGATCAACCTCCAAGG TTGTAG